The following coding sequences are from one Haploplasma axanthum window:
- the tpx gene encoding thiol peroxidase codes for MRTYKGRPITLAAKELKVSDIAPNFKAVNKDLEDVSLSDFKNNYIVINVVPSLDTPVCDLQTKTLHEEVIKRDDLDIKVITISNDLPYAQERWCEAVELEGITVLSDYLYNEFGLKYGTLINELKLLARSVFVLNNKREIIYDEYAQEINQHLDYDKLLDFINKMPSK; via the coding sequence ATGAGAACATATAAAGGTAGACCAATTACACTAGCAGCAAAAGAATTAAAAGTTAGTGATATAGCTCCTAATTTTAAAGCAGTAAATAAAGATTTGGAAGATGTAAGTTTAAGTGATTTTAAGAATAACTACATTGTTATAAACGTAGTTCCATCATTAGATACACCGGTATGTGACTTACAAACTAAAACTTTACACGAAGAAGTTATTAAAAGAGATGACTTGGATATCAAAGTGATTACAATTAGTAATGATCTTCCATATGCACAAGAAAGATGGTGCGAAGCTGTAGAATTAGAAGGTATAACAGTTTTAAGTGACTATCTATATAATGAATTTGGATTGAAATATGGAACACTTATTAATGAGTTAAAATTACTAGCAAGAAGTGTATTCGTATTAAATAACAAACGTGAAATAATCTATGATGAATATGCACAAGAAATTAATCAACACTTAGATTATGACAAATTATTAGACTTTATAAATAAAATGCCAAGTAAATGA
- a CDS encoding ABC transporter ATP-binding protein, giving the protein MLEIKNLSKSYVPGIKALDNVNVNIANGEIFAFIGHNGAGKTTAIKSIVGILSFEEGEILLDGVNIKNAPIEFKKMTAYIPDNPELYDNLTGIQYLNFIANIYKLDVEKRNDDIVKYSRDFEIYEDLGNLISSYSHGMKQKLALISAFIRHPKLLILDEPFVGLDPNATFKMKTLMKEMADAGSIIFFSTHVLEVAEKFCDHVAIIKKGKIMKIGTMNEVKGDKSLETVFMEMTDSE; this is encoded by the coding sequence ATGTTAGAGATTAAAAATTTATCAAAGAGTTACGTTCCAGGAATTAAAGCATTAGATAATGTCAATGTGAATATTGCAAATGGTGAAATATTTGCATTTATTGGTCATAATGGAGCAGGAAAAACAACAGCAATTAAATCAATAGTAGGTATTCTTTCATTTGAAGAAGGAGAAATTCTTTTAGATGGAGTCAATATTAAAAATGCACCAATTGAATTCAAGAAAATGACTGCATATATTCCAGATAATCCAGAATTATATGATAATTTAACAGGAATTCAATATTTAAATTTTATAGCAAACATTTACAAATTAGATGTAGAAAAAAGAAATGATGATATTGTTAAATATTCAAGAGATTTTGAAATATATGAAGATTTAGGGAATTTAATAAGTTCTTATTCACATGGAATGAAACAAAAACTTGCATTAATTTCAGCATTTATTAGACATCCAAAACTTTTAATTTTAGATGAACCTTTTGTAGGTTTGGATCCAAACGCTACTTTTAAAATGAAGACTTTAATGAAAGAAATGGCAGATGCAGGTTCAATTATTTTCTTTTCAACTCACGTTTTAGAAGTCGCAGAGAAATTCTGTGATCACGTTGCAATTATAAAAAAAGGTAAAATAATGAAGATTGGAACAATGAATGAAGTTAAAGGAGATAAATCATTAGAAACTGTATTTATGGAGATGACTGATAGTGAGTAG
- a CDS encoding putative ABC transporter permease subunit, translating to MSRFLNLIKINLINQLGLNKLFRKKNKTSIIVGSLTLLIGLCFIYFFIGFMFFQVVRQLGEDVGPSVVLSGGLISGGILLLMTVVVRANAYLFRAKDFDLLASLPIPTSSITLAKILSFIVTTYLTLSFTFIPMIVVYAIYVQTTFLYWITAILVFLLLPLLIISIFSFVSYLFATLLSRFKYKNLISIIGYLAFFLGILFLNFQGGTDDQTANLFVALDKQIKYIYYPAYIAKEALTTGRLIYHLSFIALSVIPFIIFIHVTGKFYLRINTSLSTTRNSTKFDEKTIDKKQTGIIKLLTKMEFKKFFSIPVYVMNTLGSKVAGVFLMGLMYFQLRSQLGTIQTDIFALIMFAITIFMGTLSPATAVTFSIEGKKLWILKTSPATEKQIFFSKALVDFIPSVVLGYISVILIIIMMQPSILISVLMFAVLTALLIHTAILGLLINLKFPKLDWDLPIKAVKQSLSVFITMLIGMILMGALVALTFVLGNAIDLEIGLLIVLGIIIIITVLEYILLSTMGVKWYQKIKS from the coding sequence GTGAGTAGATTTTTAAACCTAATAAAAATCAATCTAATTAATCAATTAGGTTTGAATAAACTATTTAGAAAGAAAAATAAAACTTCGATTATTGTTGGTTCATTGACTTTATTAATAGGACTATGTTTTATTTACTTTTTTATTGGATTTATGTTTTTTCAAGTTGTTCGACAACTAGGTGAAGATGTAGGACCAAGTGTTGTACTATCTGGAGGATTAATATCCGGTGGGATATTACTTTTAATGACAGTAGTAGTTAGAGCAAATGCATATTTATTTAGAGCAAAAGACTTTGATTTATTAGCATCCCTACCTATCCCAACAAGTTCAATTACGCTTGCCAAAATACTTTCATTTATAGTAACAACATATTTAACATTATCATTTACTTTTATTCCAATGATTGTTGTTTATGCGATTTATGTTCAAACAACATTCCTATATTGGATAACAGCAATTTTAGTTTTTTTACTATTACCATTACTGATTATTTCAATATTTAGTTTTGTATCATATTTATTTGCAACTTTACTATCAAGATTTAAATACAAAAATTTAATATCAATAATAGGATATTTAGCTTTCTTTTTAGGAATATTATTTTTGAATTTCCAAGGTGGAACTGATGATCAAACTGCGAATCTTTTTGTAGCTCTAGATAAACAAATAAAATATATTTATTACCCAGCATACATTGCTAAAGAAGCATTAACAACAGGAAGACTTATCTATCATCTATCCTTTATTGCACTAAGTGTTATTCCATTTATTATATTCATACATGTGACTGGAAAGTTTTATTTAAGAATTAATACAAGTCTTAGTACTACAAGAAATAGCACAAAATTCGATGAAAAAACAATTGATAAAAAACAAACTGGAATCATTAAATTACTAACTAAAATGGAGTTTAAAAAATTCTTTTCAATCCCAGTATATGTTATGAATACGTTAGGGAGTAAAGTAGCTGGAGTATTTTTAATGGGTTTAATGTATTTTCAACTTAGGTCACAATTAGGCACTATACAAACTGATATATTTGCTTTAATTATGTTTGCAATCACTATCTTTATGGGAACATTATCCCCAGCAACAGCTGTTACATTTAGTATTGAAGGTAAGAAATTATGGATTTTAAAAACTAGTCCAGCAACTGAAAAACAAATCTTTTTCTCTAAAGCTTTGGTTGATTTTATTCCATCAGTTGTTTTAGGATATATATCAGTCATTTTAATTATCATAATGATGCAACCAAGTATACTTATAAGTGTTTTAATGTTTGCAGTTTTAACCGCTTTATTAATACATACAGCAATATTAGGATTACTTATTAATCTTAAATTTCCTAAACTAGATTGGGACTTACCAATTAAAGCAGTTAAACAAAGCTTAAGTGTCTTTATTACAATGCTTATAGGAATGATTCTAATGGGAGCTTTAGTTGCGCTAACTTTTGTTTTAGGAAACGCGATTGATCTTGAAATAGGTCTTTTAATTGTTTTAGGAATAATAATAATTATTACAGTGTTAGAATATATATTATTAAGCACTATGGGAGTCAAATGGTATCAAAAAATAAAATCATAG
- a CDS encoding ISL3 family transposase encodes MYDNIIKVLEIEHLSHKIESIDAVSTDGIVSFHIKLKKETIPCPLCNGITTTHDYQNKNITHSISTNRKSYIIYRSRRYRCLICKKRFFESNPFTIKKDRISHYTKLSILEHLKNPSNTFTSASTIFNISTKTVIDIFDDYVDPNRNILPKFLCIDEFHVSKRTKHPYACLFLDFETKKIIDVLKTRHKSYLLEYLSSLKHTELDSVKVVIIDMWKPYKDVISKVMPKALIAIDSFHVIKHINDIVNKHRIKVMNKYAGNIEFKTYKNDKYYMLKKFHYFFTKEYDNIYNGYISIPKFRISLNKSSIKDFLLSIDDDLTEVYKIKEEYREFNRNTNFDDAKELLSDLITKYRNHRLEDIRSFGKLLSNWKDEIINSFIKSDSNRRLSNGPIEGTNSRIKTIIKTSNGIKSFKRLRARIIYSINKDVALKIPE; translated from the coding sequence ATGTATGATAATATCATAAAAGTATTAGAAATTGAACACTTAAGTCATAAAATTGAATCTATTGATGCAGTATCAACTGATGGAATTGTTAGTTTTCATATTAAGCTTAAAAAAGAAACTATTCCATGCCCTTTATGCAATGGAATTACCACTACACATGACTACCAAAATAAAAATATAACTCATAGTATTTCTACAAATAGAAAATCTTATATTATTTATCGTAGTAGAAGATATCGATGTTTAATATGTAAAAAACGTTTCTTTGAATCTAATCCCTTTACTATTAAGAAAGATAGAATTAGTCATTACACCAAACTATCTATTTTAGAACACTTAAAGAATCCTTCTAATACATTTACTAGTGCTTCTACTATCTTTAACATTTCTACTAAAACTGTTATTGATATTTTTGATGATTATGTTGATCCAAATAGAAATATATTACCTAAGTTTTTATGTATCGATGAATTTCATGTTTCAAAAAGGACTAAACATCCTTATGCTTGTCTATTCTTAGATTTTGAAACAAAAAAAATAATTGATGTTTTAAAAACTCGTCATAAATCATATCTATTAGAATATCTATCTAGTCTTAAACATACTGAATTAGATAGTGTTAAAGTAGTTATTATTGATATGTGGAAGCCTTATAAAGACGTTATATCTAAAGTTATGCCTAAAGCTTTAATAGCTATTGATTCTTTTCATGTTATTAAACATATTAATGATATCGTTAATAAGCATCGTATTAAAGTAATGAATAAATATGCTGGTAATATTGAGTTTAAAACTTATAAGAATGATAAATATTATATGTTAAAGAAGTTTCATTATTTCTTTACTAAAGAATACGATAATATCTATAATGGTTATATTTCTATTCCTAAGTTTAGAATTAGTCTTAATAAATCTTCTATTAAAGATTTTCTTTTATCCATTGATGATGATTTAACTGAAGTTTATAAAATCAAGGAAGAATATCGTGAGTTTAATAGAAACACTAATTTTGATGATGCTAAAGAATTATTATCTGATTTAATTACTAAATATCGTAATCACAGGTTAGAAGATATTAGATCTTTTGGTAAATTACTTTCTAATTGGAAAGATGAGATTATTAATTCCTTTATTAAATCTGATTCTAACAGAAGATTATCTAATGGTCCAATTGAAGGTACTAATTCTAGAATAAAGACTATTATTAAGACTAGTAATGGGATTAAAAGTTTTAAGAGATTAAGAGCTAGAATCATTTATTCTATTAATAAAGATGTGGCTCTTAAAATACCTGAATAA
- the ftsY gene encoding signal recognition particle-docking protein FtsY yields MGFFSKLFGKKPKNDKYEMGLHKTKERLGNLKQVLAQSSKIDDNLFDELEDIFIQADMGVDTVLYFINELKNEVNNKKIEDPKELAEIIVDKMFEIYLKGELVQVDLNYDENETNVYLFVGVNGVGKTTTIGKLAKNFKDQGKKVLMVAGDTFRAGAIEQLSIWGERSKTPVFKKEAGSDPSSVIHDALVKAKAEKFDVVLVDTAGRLQTKTNLMAELSKMRRVIEKSLPNAPQETLLVVDATTGQNGMKQAEVFKEATDVTGVILTKLDGTAKGGIVLAIRHEYGIPIKYVGLGEKIDDLVMFDIESYIYGLFKEFF; encoded by the coding sequence ATGGGATTTTTTAGTAAATTATTTGGGAAAAAACCAAAAAATGATAAGTATGAAATGGGTTTACATAAGACAAAAGAAAGACTAGGTAATTTGAAACAAGTTTTAGCACAATCATCAAAAATAGATGATAATTTGTTTGATGAATTAGAAGATATTTTTATTCAAGCAGATATGGGTGTTGATACTGTTCTTTATTTTATTAATGAATTGAAAAACGAAGTAAATAATAAAAAGATTGAAGATCCAAAAGAATTAGCTGAAATAATTGTTGATAAAATGTTTGAAATATATTTAAAAGGTGAATTAGTTCAAGTTGATCTTAACTACGATGAAAATGAAACAAACGTTTATTTATTCGTTGGAGTTAATGGTGTTGGTAAAACAACAACAATTGGAAAACTTGCTAAAAACTTTAAAGACCAAGGTAAAAAGGTTTTAATGGTTGCAGGAGATACATTTAGAGCAGGAGCAATAGAACAATTATCAATATGGGGAGAGAGAAGTAAAACCCCAGTTTTTAAAAAAGAAGCTGGTAGTGATCCATCCAGTGTTATTCATGATGCCCTTGTTAAAGCAAAAGCGGAGAAGTTTGATGTTGTTTTAGTGGATACTGCTGGTAGATTACAAACTAAAACTAATTTAATGGCTGAACTATCAAAAATGCGCCGTGTAATTGAAAAGAGCTTACCTAACGCCCCACAAGAAACATTATTAGTAGTTGATGCAACAACTGGACAAAATGGGATGAAACAAGCAGAAGTTTTTAAAGAAGCAACCGATGTTACAGGTGTTATATTAACAAAACTTGATGGAACCGCTAAAGGTGGGATTGTTCTTGCGATTAGACATGAATATGGAATTCCAATTAAATATGTTGGTTTAGGTGAAAAAATTGATGATTTAGTAATGTTTGATATTGAGTCATACATATATGGACTATTTAAGGAGTTCTTCTAA
- the ylxM gene encoding YlxM family DNA-binding protein, protein MKTLEKAELLNELFLAYKELFTDKQVEYFNMYYEYDYSYQEIADQFGISRNAVYDQLKKVEDSLYLYEEKLALVSLRKKRIELINKYLETNDKEILNEIKRMDE, encoded by the coding sequence ATGAAGACATTAGAAAAAGCTGAATTATTAAATGAACTATTTTTAGCATATAAAGAACTATTTACTGATAAGCAAGTTGAATATTTTAATATGTACTATGAATATGATTATTCATATCAAGAAATAGCTGATCAATTTGGGATTAGCAGAAATGCTGTTTATGATCAATTAAAGAAAGTAGAAGATAGTCTTTATTTATATGAAGAAAAATTAGCACTTGTTTCATTAAGAAAAAAAAGAATTGAATTAATTAATAAGTATCTTGAAACAAACGATAAAGAAATTTTAAATGAAATTAAAAGGATGGATGAATAA
- the ffh gene encoding signal recognition particle protein: MMENSLSSRLQMAMRRITGRGKLNESDIDEMMREVRLSLLEADVNFKVVKQFTANVKEKAIGEKILKGLNPGQQVVKVVHDELKSIMGEEAVPLMFENTGITTFMTIGLQGSGKTTSIGKLGVYLRKNYKKKVMFIAADVYRPAAIEQLITIGKQIGIEVYDEGIKDARKIVKNGLEYAKKNGYEVVIIDTAGRLHIDEEMMQELVDVKKLANPTEILLTVDAMTGQDAAQIAKSFHDQLNATGAILTKLDGDTRGGAALSIREVSGIPIKFMSSGEKMDTFEPFHPERMASRILGMGDVLTLIEKATEAIDEDEAKNMMERMMSDKFNYYDLLKQFKMIKRMGSISKILGFIPGMGNIKKAASQIDDKQFDKMAIIISSMTEAEKKNPELIDKASSRRQRIAKGAGVSVSDVNNLRQALEAQKKMVKTMSNMSEDDLKRLEKDPSALMKNAPQRTNKGKGKGKGNFRF, from the coding sequence ATAATGGAAAATAGTTTAAGTTCTAGATTGCAAATGGCAATGAGAAGAATAACTGGACGTGGAAAACTAAATGAATCTGATATTGATGAAATGATGCGTGAAGTTCGTCTTTCACTTTTAGAAGCCGATGTTAACTTTAAAGTTGTTAAGCAATTTACTGCAAATGTAAAAGAAAAAGCTATTGGAGAAAAGATTTTAAAAGGGTTAAATCCGGGTCAACAAGTTGTTAAAGTTGTTCATGATGAATTAAAGAGTATTATGGGAGAAGAAGCAGTTCCTTTAATGTTTGAAAATACTGGAATAACAACGTTTATGACAATTGGTTTACAAGGTTCAGGGAAAACAACCTCAATCGGTAAATTAGGTGTTTATTTAAGAAAAAATTATAAGAAAAAAGTGATGTTTATTGCAGCAGACGTTTATCGTCCAGCGGCAATTGAACAATTAATAACAATCGGTAAACAAATTGGAATTGAAGTTTATGATGAAGGTATTAAAGATGCCAGAAAAATTGTTAAAAATGGGTTAGAGTATGCTAAGAAAAATGGCTATGAAGTAGTTATTATCGATACAGCTGGTAGACTTCACATCGATGAAGAAATGATGCAAGAACTAGTTGATGTCAAAAAATTAGCTAATCCAACTGAAATATTATTAACTGTTGATGCGATGACTGGTCAAGATGCTGCTCAAATTGCTAAGAGTTTTCATGATCAATTAAATGCAACCGGTGCCATTCTAACAAAACTAGATGGTGATACTAGAGGTGGTGCTGCACTATCAATTAGAGAAGTATCGGGAATACCAATTAAGTTTATGTCTTCTGGAGAGAAGATGGATACTTTTGAACCTTTCCACCCAGAAAGAATGGCATCACGTATTTTAGGTATGGGTGATGTTTTAACATTAATTGAAAAAGCTACTGAAGCAATCGATGAAGATGAAGCTAAAAACATGATGGAAAGAATGATGAGCGATAAGTTTAATTATTATGATCTTTTAAAACAGTTTAAAATGATTAAACGTATGGGTTCAATTTCAAAAATTCTAGGATTTATTCCTGGAATGGGTAATATAAAAAAAGCAGCAAGTCAAATCGATGATAAACAGTTTGATAAAATGGCAATTATCATAAGTTCAATGACAGAAGCAGAAAAGAAAAATCCCGAATTAATTGATAAAGCATCAAGTAGAAGACAAAGAATTGCTAAAGGTGCAGGTGTTAGTGTTAGTGATGTTAATAATTTAAGACAAGCGTTAGAAGCTCAAAAGAAAATGGTTAAAACTATGTCTAATATGAGTGAAGATGATTTAAAGAGATTAGAAAAAGATCCAAGTGCATTAATGAAGAATGCCCCACAACGTACCAATAAAGGTAAAGGTAAGGGAAAAGGAAACTTTAGATTCTAA
- a CDS encoding GntR family transcriptional regulator, with amino-acid sequence MKLENNKVDIYIQIKEHYQKLIEIGALTNGEALPSLRKIAFDLGVNPNTVDKAFRLLESEGYIEIFPKKGAFVKQDLKIDKSKKFLELKRILNELKDEYKKEELMKKIDEIVRGLYD; translated from the coding sequence GTGAAATTAGAAAATAATAAAGTTGATATCTATATTCAAATAAAAGAACATTATCAAAAACTAATTGAAATTGGGGCTTTAACTAATGGTGAGGCACTACCTAGTTTAAGAAAGATTGCTTTTGATTTAGGTGTTAATCCTAATACAGTTGATAAAGCTTTTAGGTTATTAGAAAGTGAAGGGTATATTGAAATTTTTCCTAAGAAAGGTGCTTTTGTAAAACAAGATTTAAAAATTGATAAATCAAAAAAGTTTCTTGAATTAAAAAGAATCTTGAATGAATTAAAAGATGAATATAAAAAAGAAGAGTTAATGAAAAAAATTGATGAAATTGTGAGGGGATTATATGATTGA
- a CDS encoding ABC transporter ATP-binding protein has translation MIEIKNLNKSFGSKHVIKNMNLKLEKGTIFGLIGINGAGKSTLLRLLSGVLNPDSGEIFVDEKLINEESKKKIFYLSDNPPYTSLTKLVDIKELYETFYDFDNQIFEEIIEIFKLPINEPISKFSKGMRRQGYIALAFATKASYLLFDEVFDGLDPQARLKFKQFMINNINSEQIIIITSHSLRELEDICDTFGMIDGGYFKRYGQIDFELNKLKKYQIVLKELEKDVFIKQLKCLFKKQEGRVLTIITEELTEDINNYLDKNNYLVIDELSISFEEYFIVTQEENKK, from the coding sequence ATGATTGAGATTAAGAATTTAAATAAATCATTTGGAAGTAAACATGTAATTAAAAACATGAATCTTAAACTTGAAAAAGGAACAATTTTTGGACTTATCGGAATAAATGGAGCAGGTAAATCAACACTTCTTAGATTATTATCTGGCGTTTTAAACCCAGATAGTGGAGAGATTTTTGTCGATGAAAAACTAATTAATGAAGAAAGTAAAAAGAAAATCTTTTATTTATCAGATAACCCACCATACACTTCATTAACAAAATTAGTTGATATTAAAGAGCTTTATGAAACATTCTATGATTTTGATAATCAAATATTTGAAGAGATTATTGAAATCTTTAAACTTCCAATCAATGAACCCATTTCAAAATTTTCTAAAGGAATGAGAAGACAAGGTTATATCGCACTAGCGTTTGCTACTAAAGCCAGCTATCTTTTATTCGATGAAGTCTTTGATGGTCTTGATCCACAAGCAAGATTAAAGTTTAAACAATTTATGATTAATAATATTAACTCTGAACAAATCATCATTATAACAAGTCACTCTTTAAGAGAACTAGAAGATATCTGTGATACATTCGGAATGATTGATGGTGGATATTTTAAACGTTATGGTCAAATTGATTTTGAACTTAATAAATTAAAGAAATATCAGATTGTTTTAAAAGAACTTGAAAAAGATGTTTTTATCAAACAACTTAAATGTTTATTTAAGAAACAAGAAGGAAGAGTTTTAACAATTATTACGGAAGAACTAACTGAAGATATTAATAACTATTTAGATAAAAATAATTATTTAGTAATTGATGAACTATCAATATCATTTGAAGAATATTTTATAGTTACACAGGAGGAAAATAAGAAATGA
- a CDS encoding ABC transporter ATP-binding protein/permease → MEKKALIKLEGVSKYYKTQTGVSEGMRNINLEFNLNEFVAITGESGSGKTTLLNVISGLDSYEDGELYINGLETSHFTVKDFEELRAKNIGFVFQNYNVIDSYTVYQNVVIALEAQGYDPKKKKARALELIEKVGLLSHKNQKTAKLSGGQKQRVVIARALAKNAPIILADEPTGNLDSKSGREIMELLKEISKDKLIILVTHNYEEAKNYITRNIVMSDGNVKEDKVLVKEKSNYHSEENQDNVKTSTIKKASQVALRNIISMPKRTIFSCIVMMITISMFIFFYSTLMKNYVNEALNIASEFTVYVQSRENEVLTKEEINEIKNKYANNETLITPSLYENIIFNDGINRYTISDSTILLDKEYKGSAPKNQDEVVVSQRYRNNEPTYKIGDTIKLFYSADSKDYKIVGILEDNFRNISKIYVYNSILYDADYQPTDFVKSILNQYSNKEETFQISELAIKGNDRQSIVLASEKLINDGYRVIDRYLILENQMKFVKGTVIFFMAILVLAITSIIFLLTYHVQKNMMESRKKDFAVYRSIGISEKEVGIILLFEQFMIAVISTILTFILLNILSGQFLVVRNITRNITTVDYIIISLAFVLLTLRQGFKFNRKIFNVTVIESLKEDF, encoded by the coding sequence ATGGAGAAAAAAGCATTAATAAAACTAGAAGGAGTTTCAAAGTACTATAAGACACAAACAGGTGTTTCAGAAGGAATGAGAAACATCAATTTAGAATTTAATCTAAATGAGTTTGTAGCAATAACAGGGGAATCAGGATCAGGGAAAACAACGTTATTAAACGTAATAAGTGGATTAGATTCATATGAAGATGGAGAACTATATATCAATGGATTAGAAACATCACATTTTACTGTTAAAGACTTTGAAGAGTTAAGAGCCAAGAATATTGGATTTGTCTTTCAAAACTATAACGTAATTGATTCATATACAGTTTATCAAAATGTTGTAATAGCATTAGAAGCACAAGGATATGATCCGAAAAAGAAGAAAGCAAGAGCATTAGAACTAATTGAAAAAGTTGGCTTATTAAGTCATAAAAATCAAAAGACAGCTAAACTCTCTGGTGGACAGAAACAAAGAGTTGTAATAGCAAGAGCCTTAGCTAAAAACGCACCCATAATCTTAGCAGATGAACCAACAGGAAACTTAGATAGTAAATCTGGAAGAGAAATAATGGAGTTATTAAAAGAAATATCAAAAGATAAATTAATCATTTTAGTAACCCATAACTATGAAGAAGCAAAGAACTATATAACAAGAAATATCGTAATGAGTGATGGTAATGTTAAAGAAGATAAAGTTTTAGTCAAAGAAAAAAGCAATTACCATAGTGAAGAAAATCAAGATAATGTTAAAACATCAACAATTAAAAAAGCATCCCAAGTTGCATTAAGAAATATAATTTCAATGCCAAAGCGAACAATTTTTTCTTGTATTGTTATGATGATAACTATTTCAATGTTTATTTTCTTTTATTCAACGTTAATGAAGAACTATGTTAATGAAGCACTAAATATTGCGAGTGAATTTACTGTTTATGTTCAAAGTCGTGAAAACGAAGTTTTAACTAAAGAGGAAATTAATGAAATAAAGAATAAATATGCTAATAATGAAACGTTGATTACACCATCATTGTATGAAAATATTATCTTTAATGATGGGATTAATAGATATACAATAAGTGATTCTACAATTCTTCTAGATAAAGAATATAAAGGAAGTGCTCCTAAAAATCAAGATGAGGTAGTTGTTTCACAAAGATATAGAAATAACGAACCAACATATAAAATAGGTGATACGATTAAACTTTTTTATTCAGCAGATTCTAAAGACTATAAAATAGTTGGTATTCTTGAAGATAACTTCAGAAATATATCAAAAATATATGTATATAATTCCATTCTATACGATGCAGATTATCAACCAACTGATTTTGTTAAAAGTATTTTAAATCAATATTCGAATAAAGAAGAAACTTTTCAAATAAGTGAATTAGCAATTAAAGGAAATGACAGACAATCTATAGTGCTTGCAAGTGAAAAACTGATTAATGATGGATATCGTGTTATTGACAGATATTTGATTTTAGAAAATCAAATGAAATTTGTTAAAGGAACAGTAATTTTCTTTATGGCAATTCTAGTATTAGCAATTACTTCAATCATATTCTTATTAACATATCATGTTCAAAAAAATATGATGGAAAGCAGAAAAAAAGATTTTGCAGTATATAGATCAATAGGAATAAGTGAGAAAGAAGTAGGAATTATTCTCTTATTCGAACAATTTATGATTGCTGTAATATCAACAATTTTGACATTTATTCTTTTGAATATTTTAAGTGGACAATTTTTAGTAGTAAGAAACATAACAAGAAATATAACAACCGTTGATTACATAATTATTTCTTTAGCATTTGTTTTATTAACATTAAGACAAGGATTCAAATTCAACAGAAAAATCTTTAATGTTACCGTTATTGAATCTTTAAAGGAGGACTTCTAA